From the genome of Blastocatellia bacterium, one region includes:
- the tuf gene encoding elongation factor Tu has translation MAKEKFDRSKPHVNVGTIGHIDHGKTTLTAAITKVLAKHNPKITFRSFDSIDNAPEEKARGITIATAHVEYETANRHYAHVDCPGHADYIKNMITGAAQMDGAILVVAATDGPMPQTREHILLARQVGVPAMVVFMNKVDAVDDPELLDLVELEVRELLSSYQFPGDEIPIVRGSALGALNGEAEWEKKIDELMEAVDTYIPQPAREVDKPFLMPVEDIFSISGRGTVATGRIERGQVKVGEEVEIVGIKPTRKTVVTGVEMFKKLLDSGMAGDNVGLLLRGVDRKEIERGQVISKPGSINPHTKFKAEVYVLTKEEGGRHTPFFSGYRPQFYFRTTDVT, from the coding sequence ATGGCAAAAGAGAAGTTTGATCGCAGCAAGCCGCACGTCAACGTCGGCACCATCGGCCACATCGATCACGGCAAGACGACCTTGACGGCCGCCATCACCAAGGTCCTGGCCAAGCACAACCCCAAGATCACCTTCCGCTCATTCGACTCCATCGATAACGCTCCGGAAGAGAAAGCCCGCGGCATCACGATTGCCACGGCCCACGTCGAATACGAAACCGCCAATCGCCATTATGCCCATGTGGATTGTCCGGGCCACGCCGACTACATCAAGAACATGATCACCGGCGCGGCGCAGATGGACGGCGCCATCCTGGTCGTCGCCGCCACCGACGGCCCCATGCCGCAGACCCGCGAGCACATCCTTTTGGCGCGCCAGGTCGGCGTCCCGGCCATGGTCGTCTTTATGAACAAGGTGGACGCCGTGGACGACCCGGAGCTCTTAGACCTGGTGGAGTTGGAAGTCCGCGAGCTGCTGTCGAGCTATCAGTTCCCCGGCGACGAGATCCCGATTGTGCGGGGGTCGGCCCTGGGTGCGCTCAACGGCGAAGCCGAATGGGAGAAGAAGATCGATGAGTTGATGGAAGCGGTGGACACCTACATACCGCAGCCGGCCAGAGAAGTAGACAAGCCGTTTTTGATGCCGGTCGAAGACATCTTCTCGATCAGTGGCCGGGGCACGGTGGCGACGGGGAGGATCGAGCGCGGGCAGGTGAAGGTGGGCGAGGAGGTGGAGATCGTCGGGATCAAGCCGACGCGCAAGACGGTGGTGACCGGGGTGGAGATGTTCAAGAAGCTGCTCGACAGCGGGATGGCAGGCGACAACGTGGGGCTGCTGCTGCGGGGCGTGGACCGCAAGGAGATCGAGAGGGGGCAGGTGATCTCGAAGCCCGGGAGCATCAACCCGCACACGAAGTTCAAGGCGGAAGTGTACGTGCTGACGAAGGAAGAGGGCGGGCGGCACACGCCGTTTTTCAGCGGGTACCGGCCGCAGTTTTATTTTCGGACGACGGACGTGAC
- the rpsG gene encoding 30S ribosomal protein S7 — MPRRRVAAKREVLPDPIYNSTMVTKFINSLMWGGKKIVAEGIFYAAMTQIQEKTQEDPLKVFKKAMDNLKPKVEVKSRRVGGSTYQVPIEVDQKTRGNSLAIRWLISYSRGRGEKTMVDRLAGEILDAANNRGNAIKKKDDTHRMADANKAFAHYRW; from the coding sequence GAAACGCGAGGTTCTGCCCGATCCCATCTATAACTCGACGATGGTGACGAAGTTCATCAACTCGTTGATGTGGGGCGGCAAGAAGATAGTGGCCGAGGGCATCTTCTATGCGGCGATGACGCAGATTCAAGAGAAGACGCAGGAAGACCCGCTCAAGGTGTTCAAGAAGGCTATGGACAACCTCAAACCGAAGGTCGAAGTCAAATCGCGCCGCGTCGGCGGCTCGACCTATCAGGTGCCGATTGAAGTTGACCAGAAGACGCGCGGCAACAGTCTGGCCATTCGCTGGCTGATCTCTTACTCGCGCGGACGCGGCGAGAAGACCATGGTTGACCGGCTCGCCGGCGAGATTTTGGACGCCGCCAATAACCGCGGCAACGCCATCAAGAAGAAGGATGACACGCACCGCATGGCCGACGCCAACAAGGCGTTCGCGCATTATCGGTGGTAA
- the fusA gene encoding elongation factor G, protein MSKQVALQRFRNIGIMAHIDAGKTTTTERILYYTGVSYKIGEVHEGTAVMDWMEQEQERGITITSAATTCFWPRDNEDYRINIIDTPGHVDFTIEVERSLRVLDGAVAVFDAVAGVQPQSETVWRQADKYNVPRIAFINKMDRPGADFEHAIQTMRDRLSANPVAIQFPIGAEDQHQGIVDLVTMRAIIYKKEDKGAEPDVVDIPADLRDAAEAAREKMIEALADVDDQIAEKYLSGEEISEDEIRAALRRETIALKLVPVVAGSAFKNKGVQPLLDAVVDYLPSPLDVSAVVGVNPKTNEEEERRPDPKDPFSGLVFKIMADKHVGQLSFVRIYSGTLKSGSYALNSTRGTKERVGRIMRMHANKREDIEAAAAGEIVAVAGIKQVTTGDTICEESRPIILEALEFPAPVIAQAIEPKTRQDQEKLGIGLQRLAAEDPSFKVATDQETGQTIISGMGELHLEIIVDRLKREFGVDANVGRPQVAYRETITKAAPGVGKFVRQTGGRGQYGHAEVKIEPSEPGVGFEFVNAIVGGVIPREYIKPVEEGIKEALEGGVLAGYEMVDVKATLHYGSYHEVDSSEMAFKIAGSMAFKDAAAKAAPILLEPIMKVEVVAPEEYMGAITGDINSRRGRIESINSRPGTQVITSLVPLSEMFGYSTDLRSATQGRATYTMHFHRYEEAPRSVREEVIAKVKGTGR, encoded by the coding sequence ATGTCGAAGCAAGTAGCGTTACAACGATTCCGCAACATCGGAATTATGGCCCACATTGACGCGGGCAAGACGACGACGACCGAGCGTATTCTCTATTACACGGGCGTCTCGTACAAGATCGGCGAAGTGCACGAAGGCACCGCTGTTATGGACTGGATGGAGCAGGAACAGGAGCGCGGCATCACGATTACATCTGCCGCCACGACCTGCTTCTGGCCGCGCGATAACGAAGATTACCGGATCAACATCATTGACACGCCGGGCCACGTTGACTTCACCATCGAAGTCGAGCGCAGCCTGCGCGTCCTCGACGGCGCGGTTGCCGTCTTTGACGCCGTCGCCGGCGTGCAGCCGCAGTCGGAAACCGTCTGGCGTCAGGCCGACAAGTATAACGTGCCGCGCATCGCGTTCATTAACAAGATGGATCGTCCCGGCGCCGACTTCGAGCACGCCATTCAAACGATGCGCGACCGCTTGAGCGCCAACCCGGTGGCGATTCAATTTCCCATCGGCGCCGAAGATCAGCACCAGGGCATCGTTGATCTCGTGACCATGCGCGCCATCATCTACAAGAAAGAAGACAAGGGCGCAGAGCCGGACGTCGTCGATATTCCGGCGGACTTGCGCGACGCCGCCGAGGCCGCGCGCGAGAAGATGATCGAAGCGCTCGCCGATGTCGACGACCAGATCGCTGAAAAGTATCTCAGTGGTGAAGAGATTAGCGAAGACGAGATTCGCGCCGCCCTGCGCCGCGAGACCATCGCGCTCAAGCTGGTGCCGGTCGTCGCCGGCTCGGCCTTCAAGAATAAAGGCGTGCAGCCGTTGCTTGACGCCGTCGTGGATTACCTGCCCAGCCCGCTCGATGTCTCCGCGGTGGTTGGGGTCAATCCCAAGACCAACGAAGAAGAAGAGCGCCGTCCCGATCCGAAAGATCCGTTTTCGGGGCTCGTCTTCAAGATCATGGCGGACAAGCACGTCGGCCAGCTTTCGTTCGTGCGCATCTATTCGGGCACGCTCAAGTCGGGCTCGTACGCGCTGAACTCGACGCGCGGCACGAAAGAGCGCGTCGGGCGCATCATGCGCATGCATGCGAACAAGCGCGAAGACATTGAAGCCGCTGCCGCGGGCGAGATCGTCGCCGTCGCCGGCATCAAGCAGGTGACGACTGGCGACACGATCTGTGAAGAGTCGCGTCCGATCATTCTTGAAGCGCTCGAATTTCCGGCGCCGGTCATCGCTCAGGCCATCGAGCCGAAGACCCGCCAGGATCAAGAGAAGCTGGGGATTGGGCTTCAGCGACTGGCCGCCGAAGACCCGAGCTTCAAGGTCGCGACCGATCAAGAGACTGGCCAGACGATCATATCGGGGATGGGCGAGCTGCACCTTGAGATCATCGTGGATCGCCTCAAGCGCGAGTTCGGCGTTGATGCCAACGTCGGTCGCCCGCAGGTCGCTTACCGCGAGACGATCACCAAGGCGGCGCCGGGCGTCGGCAAGTTCGTGCGCCAGACCGGCGGCCGCGGCCAGTACGGCCACGCCGAAGTCAAGATCGAGCCATCGGAGCCGGGCGTTGGTTTCGAGTTCGTCAACGCCATTGTCGGCGGCGTCATCCCGCGCGAATACATCAAGCCGGTCGAGGAGGGCATTAAAGAAGCCCTCGAAGGCGGCGTGCTGGCCGGCTACGAGATGGTTGACGTGAAGGCGACGCTGCACTACGGCAGCTATCACGAAGTGGACTCTTCGGAGATGGCCTTCAAGATCGCCGGCTCGATGGCCTTCAAGGATGCTGCCGCGAAAGCCGCGCCGATTCTGCTTGAGCCGATTATGAAGGTTGAAGTCGTCGCGCCCGAAGAGTACATGGGCGCAATTACCGGCGACATCAACTCGCGTCGCGGTCGCATCGAAAGCATCAACTCGCGCCCCGGCACGCAGGTCATCACGTCGTTGGTGCCGCTGTCAGAGATGTTCGGTTATTCGACTGACCTGCGCTCGGCGACGCAGGGCCGCGCGACCTACACGATGCACTTCCATCGTTATGAAGAAGCGCCGCGCAGCGTGCGCGAAGAAGTTATTGCCAAGGTGAAAGGCACCGGCAGGTAA